One genomic region from Argentina anserina chromosome 2, drPotAnse1.1, whole genome shotgun sequence encodes:
- the LOC126782208 gene encoding protein RALF-like 33, with amino-acid sequence MARSSSIILFLAFCLFFTAVIIDASNGSDHGLSFVPGKARCQGSIAECMAEDEFDMDSEINRRILATTKYISYGALQRNTVPCSQRGASYYNCQPGAQANPYNRGCSAITRCRS; translated from the coding sequence ATGGCAAGGTCCTCTTCTATTATTCTCTTCTTGGCATTCTGCTTGTTCTTCACAGCCGTGATCATCGATGCAAGCAACGGCAGCGATCATGGGTTGAGCTTTGTTCCGGGCAAGGCCCGCTGCCAGGGTTCCATTGCAGAGTGCATGGCTGAAGATGAGTTTGACATGGACTCTGAGATCAACCGGCGTATCCTGGCCACCACAAAGTACATCAGCTATGGAGCTCTGCAGAGGAACACGGTGCCATGCTCGCAGAGAGGTGCTTCCTACTACAACTGCCAGCCCGGCGCACAGGCTAACCCCTACAACCGTGGCTGCAGTGCCATCACTCGCTGCCGTAGTTGA
- the LOC126782209 gene encoding heat shock factor-binding protein-like, with translation MDGHDSEDSKQSTADMSAFVQNLLQQMQTRFQSMSDNIVTKIDEMGNRINELERSIGDLRTEMGIEGSPVPSSQSKPVEEGGKQDEGSA, from the exons ATG GACGGGCACGATTCGGAGGATTCGAAGCAGAGCACTGCTGATATGTCTGCTTTT GTGCAAAATCTGCTTCAACAGATG CAAACTAGGTTCCAGTCGATGTCTGACAACATTGTCACAAAGA TTGATGAGATGGGAAACCGCATTAATGAGTTGGAGCGTAGCATTGGTGATCTAAGAACAGAGATGGGAATTGAAGGCTCTCCAGTTCCCAGCTCCCAGTCCAAGCCAGTTGAAGAGGGAGGGAAGCAAGATGAAGGTTCAGCATAA
- the LOC126782194 gene encoding protein LOW PSII ACCUMULATION 1, chloroplastic: MAAQALHQQWLCFSSNPIPTTKRPWLPARTTTLNLFQIHKKHISLIPCSSSSSTSQSPEANTETAESCVNLGLQLFSKGRVKDALVQFETALNLDPNPIEAQAALYNKACCHAYRGEGRKAADCLRTCLREYDLKFGTILNDPDLASFRALPEYKELQEEARIGGEDIGYSFRRDLKLISEVQAPFRGVRRFFYVAFSAAAGISTFFTVPRLFRALAGGDGPPDLLETAGNVAINVGGFIVLVALFFWENKKEEEQLAQITRDESLSRLPLRLSTNRVVELVQLRDTVRPVILAGKKETVNASMQQASRFRTDLLLRGVLLVPVIWGEVRAPQIEKKGFGTSSKAATALPSIGEDFEKRTQSITTKSKLKAEIRFKAEIVSPEEWQSWIRDQQKSEGVTPGEDVYIILRLDGRVRRSGKGMPDWQQILQELPPVEALLSKLER, encoded by the exons ATGGCTGCTCAAGCTCTGCACCAGCAATGGCTCTGCTTCTCCTCAAACCCAATACCAACCACCAAAAGACCATGGCTTCCCGCCAGAACCACCACCCTCAACCTTTTCCAAATCCACAAGAAACATATCTCTCTCATTCcctgctcttcttcttcttcaacttctCAGTCCCCTGAAGCCAACACAGAAACCGCCGAGTCCTGTGTCAACTTGGGCCTCCAGCTCTTCTCCAAAGGACGG GTTAAAGATGCTCTAGTTCAGTTTGAGACGGCACTCAATTTAGACCCCAATCCAATAGAGGCCCAAGCTGCTCTCTATAATAAAGCTTGCTGTCACGCGTACAG AGGGGAAGGAAGGAAAGCTGCTGATTGTCTACGTACTTGCTTAAGAGAATATGACCTGAAATTTGGCACGATTTTGAATGATCCTGACTTGGCCTCTTTTCGAGCCTTGCCTGAATATAAAGAATTGCAAGAAGAG GCTAGAATAGGCGGGGAAGACATAGGCTACAGTTTTAGGAGAGATCTGAAACTCATTAGTGAAGTCCAAGCACCATTTCGTGGGGTTCGGAGATTCTTTTATGTGGCATTCTCTGCAGCTGCAGGAATCTCTACATTCTTCACAGTACCAAGGCTGTTCCGTGCACTTGCAGGTGGTGATGGTCCTCCTGATCTCTTAGAAACCGCTGGGAATGTTGCTATTAATGTTGGAG GTTTTATAGTTCTTGTGGCATTGTTCTTTTgggaaaataaaaaggaagaGGAACAACTTGCACAAATAACTCGTGATGAAAGTTTGTCAAGGTTGCCATTGCGGCTCTCCACCAATCGGGTTGTTGAACTTGTGCAGTTGCGTGACACTGTTAGACCT GTCATCTTAGCTGGGAAGAAAGAGACCGTTAACGCAAGTATGCAGCAGGCATCAAGGTTTCGAACAGATCTCCTCTTAAGGGGAGTTCTATTAGTTCCTGTTATCTGGGGTGAAGTTAGGGCGCCTCAAATAGAGAAGAAAGGCTTTGGCACTTCATCAAAGGCAGCGACCGCTTTGCCGTCCATTGGG GAAGATTTTGAGAAACGAACTCAGTCTATAACCACAAAGTCAAAATTAAAAGCTGAAATTCGATTCAAGGCCGAGATTGTATCCCCTGAGGAATGGCAAAG TTGGATAAGGGATCAGCAGAAGTCTGAAGGAGTCACTCCTGGTGAGGATGTCTACATTATACTGCGCCTGGATGGTCGTGTTCGAAGATCAGGGAAA GGTATGCCTGACTGGCAACAAATTTTGCAGGAGCTTCCTCCCGTAGAAGCATTGCTCAGCAAACTTGAAAGATAG
- the LOC126782191 gene encoding putative indole-3-acetic acid-amido synthetase GH3.9, with amino-acid sequence MTINMDGKKLEYKGEEALKEIERLTSKADKVQLNILKEILTRNVDTEYLSKYMKGSKEVSDFKQCVPVITYKSIRPYIQRIANGEDSSLITGHPITEMLCSSGTSGREPKMMPTIEEDLDRRTFIYNLIMPIINQYVPDLDKGKAMFLYFVKAEMSTPCGLPARTVLTSYYKSDHFKSRGEDPFNNCTSPDETIFCNDSNQSMYCQLLSGLLHRHQVLRLGAVFASAFLRAISFLERNWISFCSDIRTGKLDPLITDPDCRKSMAKILSSPDPDLANEISRICSLQSWKGILCKLWPKAKYIEAVVTGSMAQYIPALEYYSDGKLPLVGTMYASSECYFGVNLKPFCDPADVAFTLMPNMGYFEFIPLGVGENGTRVMDIDEDEDVLSDKLVDLVHVKLGCYYELVVTTFAGLYRYRIGDVLQVTGFHNRAPQFRFICRRNVVLSIDTDKTNEEDLHKSITVAKKLLEPFNALLVEYTSYADTSRVPGHYVLYWEIVHHHGSLSQTVDSSINNVATPLDDKVLQECCIAVEEELDYIYRRCRSHDKSVGPLEIRVVEPGTFEALMDYFISQGGSINQYKTPRGIKSKKALKLLESNVQGCYFSPRDPHWSPN; translated from the exons ATGACAATCAATATGGACGGGAAGAAGCTTGAGTACAAAGGTGAGGAGGCATTGAAGGAGATTGAGAGGCTCACTTCCAAGGCTGATAAAGTTCAGCTAAACATTTTGAAAGAGATCTTAACTAGAAATGTGGATACTGAGTATCTGAGCAAGTACATGAAGGGATCGAAAGAGGTTTCAGATTTTAAGCAGTGCGTCCCTGTCATTACTTATAAGAGTATTCGCCCTTATATCCAAAGAATTGCTAATGGTGAAGACTCTTCTCTCATAACTGGTCACCCGATCACTGAAATGCTATgcag CTCAGGAACTTCAGGAAGAGAGCCTAAGATGATGCCGACAATCGAAGAGGATCTCGACCGTAGAACCTTTATCTACAATCTCATTATGCCAATTATCAATCA GTATGTCCCTGATCTGGATAAGGGCAAGGCCATGTTCCTGTACTTTGTTAAAGCAGAAATGTCGACGCCGTGCGGCTTACCGGCACGGACAGTGCTCACCAGCTACTACAAAAGCGACCACTTCAAGTCCCGGGGAGAAGACCCTTTCAACAACTGTACCAGCCCTGACGAGACCATTTTCTGTAACGACAGCAACCAAAGCATGTATTGCCAGCTCCTCTCTGGCCTACTCCACCGCCATCAAGTCCTGAGGCTCGGCGCCGTTTTCGCCTCGGCTTTTCTCCGAGCCATTTCGTTCCTCGAACGAAACTGGATCAGTTTCTGCAGTGACATACGTACCGGCAAGTTGGATCCCCTGATCACAGACCCTGATTGCCGTAAATCAATGGCTAAAATTCTCTCCTCGCCTGATCCTGACCTGGCTAACGAGATCAGCCGCATTTGTAGCCTTCAATCGTGGAAGGGAATTCTGTGCAAGCTATGGCCTAAGGCCAAGTACATTGAGGCCGTTGTCACGGGGTCCATGGCGCAGTACATACCGGCTTTGGAGTATTACAGTGATGGGAAGCTTCCATTAGTCGGCACCATGTATGCATCTTCAGAGTGTTACTTTGGGGTGAACTTGAAGCCCTTTTGTGACCCTGCTGATGTAGCATTCACCCTAATGCCTAATATGGGCTATTTCGAGTTTATACCGTTGGGAGTAGGAGAAAATGGAACAAGGGTGATGGATATTGACGAGGATGAGGATGTGCTTAGTGACAAGCTTGTGGACTTGGTGCATGTGAAGCTTGGCTGCTACTATGAATTGGTGGTCACAACCTTTGCTG GATTATATCGGTATCGTATTGGTGATGTGCTACAAGTGACTGGATTTCACAATCGAGCCCCTCAATTCAGGTTCATATGCAGGAGGAATGTTGTTCTAAGCATTGACACTGACAAAACTAATGAAGAGGACTTGCACAAGAGCATCACTGTTGCCAAAAAATTGTTAGAGCCTTTCAATGCTCTTCTTGTGGAGTACACAAGTTACGCTGATACGTCGCGCGTGCCTGGCCACTACGTATTGTATTGGGAGATTGTACACCACCATGGATCGCTGTCACAAACGGTGGACTCCTCGATCAACAATGTGGCCACACCACTTGATGATAAGGTGCTCCAAGAATGTTGCATTGCAGTGGAGGAGGAACTTGATTACATATACCGTCGATGCCGCTCGCACGACAAGTCCGTGGGGCCGCTCGAGATACGCGTTGTGGAGCCTGGAACGTTTGAGGCATTGATGGACTACTTCATCAGCCAAGGGGGTTCCATCAATCAGTACAAGACGCCGAGGGGTATCAAGTCTAAGAAGGCACTGAAGCTGCTTGAATCTAATGTCCAGGGTTGTTACTTTAGTCCGAGAGATCCTCACTGGAGTCCTAATTAG
- the LOC126784172 gene encoding desiccation-related protein PCC13-62-like produces MGVVSGQDAVIRTLLYTQAKQLVSPYRLTVAEFTNRISARRNFLRAGCGNKDEGIILPNQTLGAENRMTSNILSANFNSGSYARTTAENLRILYGGNESVPGGFFPRGANGNIAKRFLNNGTAMPIA; encoded by the coding sequence ATGGGCGTTGTGTCCGGACAGGATGCAGTAATCCGTACATTACTGTACACACAAGCCAAACAACTCGTATCTCCTTATCGGCTCACAGTCGCCGAGTTTACAAATCGTATTTCAGCGCGTCGGAACTTCCTGCGCGCCGGGTGTGGCAACAAAGACGAAGGCATCATATTACCGAACCAAACGCTCGGGGCTGAGAACCGGATGACAAGTAACATCCTATCTGCAAATTTCAATTCGGGGTCGTATGCCAGAACAACAGCTGAGAACTTGAGGATTTTGTATGGAGGCAATGAATCTGTGCCCGGCGGATTTTTCCCTCGAGGTGCCAATGGAAACATTGCAAAGCGCTTCCTCAACAATGGTACCGCCATGCCAATAGCTTAA